Genomic window (Argopecten irradians isolate NY chromosome 13, Ai_NY, whole genome shotgun sequence):
CCACCAGTTGTTACCACAACGCCAGATTCGACAGGGAAAGCACTTTCCCCAGCCGGTAAAAATGACACTACATACGCGGCGCGTCCAAAGAGAACTATCACCTTACCAACGCGTATGTCAGACTTTGTTGTTATAAAGTAACTTTATGTTGGTTGATTTGACGCACCACCTATACTCGTGCGCAGTAATACTGTATGTGTGTATAGTAATATCTAGTCAGTGAATAAAATCAGCTATATTGAATAGCACGCACGTGTCTTCGCTCTGTTCTATCCATTTTAATCCATCAGATTAAAACACTGTCAGTCTGCTAAAACACATGTTATTCATATAGATAGGATGAGGCATAAACTTTGCAAGAGGAAAATGAAATTGGGGAGGACAGTGTTGAAGATGTCAAGGTACAGGAAAGAACAAATAGTGGGCGAACTATTAGGAAACCAATATTTTTGACTGAACACTATAtcttgtaaacaaaaattaaagaaaatgaacCAAGTGTTATTGGTGTGTTTCAGGTTCACCCAGATTGCCAAAAACAAGGATTACACCAAGGATTAAGCCAGGCATAGTGTGTCCCTTATGCCTTCAAAGGTTGCCAACTGAAAGCAAATGGAGGTACCATCTATTTGAGTGTGGGAAAGAGGCCCACAGTAAAAAGAAATTCGAATGCAACTTGTGCAACTTTCGATCAGAACGAAAAGCGACATTGACACGCCATGTCGCGAGAAAACAAGAAGGAGCTTTTGGCGAGCAAAATGAGACATGGGAAGACGCCAATCCCGGTAATCTATCAAGCATCATCGAAGATGTGTCCTCCGATGAGGACGATGATCAGGAGGACACCAACAATGTTACGGGTATGGCTGTGGCAGCGGGAGAGTCCGGCAAGGCGCAACTGGATTTGCAATCAATCCAGATTGGTCGCTTGTACCGGAAACCATGTCATCCAATGCCGGTTCAGTCAACAAGGCGCATCGTACAAGAGCAGGGACCAGCGCAGGGGACATCTGAGCCTGAGCCACCTGTTACAAGGTTTGTGACCCGTGATATGGGCACCCAATTGGCCAATGCACGGGTCATGTTAAATCAAGGAACCCAGACAGATGCGCCCTCTCACCGTAGAATGGAACGAACAACTTATTCGTTTGTGCAAAATGGACAAAATGTTACCAAGGTAACAGAGGACCATTGGGAGGAATTCAAAATAGTTGTGTAAATATTGCAATATTGTCAGACGAAGGACTTTGTGTTTTTAAGTTTTAAGTTTACTGTAGGTTATGTTTTGTGACCGTTTATATAACAGTGTTTTGAAATGTTgatgatatacatattttacatgaggtgccaaaacatatttttgatattttccttGTTTGAATCATGTTaagtttgttatatttttttgtattgttgaaACTTGTTTCTTACCCACATTAAGGTTTGTTGCATTGGGTTTGGGGGACATAAGTTAGCGATGGATGTTTTTTATGAGTAATGAGGGACTCATTGATCAGAGGCGTGGGTAATGAAGAGATGTGTTATATTGTTAAACATTCTTTCTTGTTTTACTTGTATACTTGTCTACATAAAAATAGAATAGCCTTCTTATCTTGTTGTTATTGTATACAGTTCATTGAACCCGGAAGAAACACACATGGTCAATGTAGTGTCACGAGTATATCAGTGTTATCATACTAACAGTTAATTGAACTGACATGACCGTAACCCGACAGCATCTAATTCCAGACAGAGCCCGTCTGATTGTCCGGTACCTGATAACACACCAATTAATTGTCCAGGCCCCGTACcctgtacattgtaaatataatcatgtattGTAGTAAGATGCATTGTTTTAGGCAAGGCAGTTCCCACCAGTACCCAGGcgaataaacatgtacatagtgTAATCTATGGAGTCTGTTGTCATTATACAAAACAACGAGATATAACAATGGCGACGAGGATGAGATCAATCGGCATCAAGCTAATCACAGAATCATCTCAATGAAGAGGGATTAGAACAGAATTGTTCATCACTGTGAAGGAAACTACTGTGTTATCCATTTGTAGTTTTATGTGAAGTATCACCCTTCAAAGTATGGCAACAGCGTTACCAATATTCCCGCCATTTGTGGTACAAGAACCTGCTGCAGACATAAGATGGCAGAAGTATGTGAAACGCATCGAGAACTTATTTGTGGCAATGAACATTAAAGATGTGAAAAGACAAAGAGCTATGTTACTGCACTACGTAGGAGAAGAGGTCTGTGACATTTTTGAAACGTCACAGGACACCGGAGACACATTTAATGAAGCCCAAATAAAACTAACGGAATATTTTGCTCCTAAAAAGGCAACAGAGTTCCAGGTCTATAAATTTAGACAAATTTCTCAAGAATCTGGAGAATCAATCGATGCTTTTACAACAAAACTCCGACAACAAAGCTCCCGATGTGACTTCGTGGATCctgaaaaggaaataaaatcacaaatcaTCCAAGGATGTAGTTCGTCGAAATTACGAATAACTTATTACCTAAATACCTGAAGTTTTCATATAGTTACAATCTTGCCAGGCTTATATCTGTTATGTAGTTGGTTAGCCAAATATTTCCATCTTTATGAAGCTGGCCATGAGTTTGTGAATTCTAGTCATTCTATTCATTCATTTCATAATATGAACACAAAAGACATGAACTcttgataataataattgtgataatattttATTGCTAAAAAGGGGAGAATTGTAATGTCCATTCCGTATATTAGTATAACCTATTCCGAAATTTAGTATAACCCATTCCGTATTTTGTATGTAACCGGAAGTACCACATGGTAATAAAGTAACCAGCATGTCAGCCAGACAAGTGTGTTTGttgtcattgtcatcatcaCAAATCATCCGGTGTTACACACCCATATAGAACCCCACAACTGGCGACGAGGATGGAGCGTTTACCAGTTTTTCATACATTCGACAGTGAAAGCGATAGATCTAACGCTGGGCCACGATGGGAGCGATGGATCGGGAGACTTGAAAATCTATTTGACGCAATGGAGTTGGGTGATGAGGAGGACGCTGAGAGACGTCGAGCTTTACTACTCCATTACATTAGCGATAAGGTTTATGATATATACCAGGTCCACAAAGGTGAGTCCGAAAATACATATGATGGGGTGAAAGGAGTGCTCACAAACTATTTTAAACCTAGAAAGAACACTCAGATTGAAATATATAACTTCCGAACATTCAAACAAAAGGAAGGTCAATCGATCGACGAATATGTCACAGAGTTACTGAAATTGATCAAGGAATGTGAATTTGCCGATTGTGATAAGGAAATTTTGTCTACGCTCATTCAGAACTGTTCGTCAAACCGATTACGTCGTCGAGCGTTACAAGAACCGGATAAGGGGCTAGCTGATATTGTAGCGTTAGTGAGAGCTATGGAAATGTCAAACATTCAAGCTCAAACCATGGAGAACAGCCATTCTGTGAATGCAGTCAAACAACGCCATCCGAAACAAAAACATGACAAAGATCAAAGGACTGAAGGTACTGGAAGTCGCAAGTTTACAAAACAGAAGAAGTCAAACACTAAATGCTGGAACTGTGGAGGGACTTTTCCACATAGAGAAAAACCGTGTCCTGCTAAGGGTTAGGTGTGCCATGGTTGTAAACAACCGAACCACTTCCAAAAGGTGTGCCGAAACAAGAGCAAATCTAAAAACAAGGTTCTAGCTGTTGAGACTGACGACCGCCAATCGCCAGATAGCGATGGCAGTTATTGCTATGGAAGCAAGGTCGAACCAAACACGAAGAACTCTGAGCATATACATGCTGTTAAAGGTCCATTTACTCAGATAAAGGTAAATAACAAGAATCTGAAATTTCTTGTTGACAGCGGATGTTCAGTAGACATAATTGATGAAGCAGACTATGAGAAGATTGGCAGTCCTACACTTTCAAAGTACAGGTCAAAACCTAGGTTAATACCATACGGAGGAAGTAACTCACTCAAGGTGCTAGGCACTtgtgttttaaatattgaaaccaACAAGACCTTTGACACGATCACATTCCATGTTGTAAACGGAAGGTACGGATCCCTAATAGGATACCCTACGGCGACAAAATGCGATCTGTGTCGGCCAATACTACTATTCCAGTTTTGGACAAAGTGCTGAGTATGTTCGGAACACCCAAAGTCATCAAAAGTGACAATGGAGCACCATTTAACTCTGATGCTTTTCACAAATATGCTGAAAACATGGGGTTTGAACATCAAAGGGTTACCACTCATTGGCCGCGAGCAAATGCACAAGCGGAGGCATTTAATAAACCGTTGATGAAAATAGTTCGCGCAGCACACCTGGAAAACGAACCCAGCAAGAAAGAAGATGCAGCCCTTCTGAAGTGGTTCTCCCATGCCAGAGATCAAAATCTCCCTATTTCCGGCCCGATGATAAAAGCGAACGAACTTGCCGCAAGAATTGGAGAGCCTAGCTTCCACTGCAGTACTGGGTGGATTGATCGATTTAAAGACAGACATGGTATCTGCTTCAAGAAAATCTGTGGTGAAGCAAAGTCCGTAGACAAATCCAGTGACGAAATGGTGTAATGGGCCGACGACTTCCATACTCTCCTATCGCAGTACAACCACAGCGATATCTTTAATGCTGATGAGACTGGTATATTTTATCGAATGCTGCCTGACCCTACCCTGGACGTCAAAGGTACTGACTGCCACCGAGGAAAACGCAGCAAAAAGAAACTCATCGCCCTGGTTTGCGCCAACATGACTGGTACCGAgaaactccctctatttatcgTTGGAAAGTCAGCAAAGCCAAGATGTTTCAAGAAAGTGCACACCCTCCCGACTGAATACACAGCAAACCGCAAGGCGTGGATGACCAGTGATATTTTCATAGAATGGATCCGTAAAGCTGACCGGATGCTTGCCAACCAGCAACGCCGCATTGCTATGGTTATTGACAATTGTCCCGCCCATCCACAAAGCCATGATCTCCGAGCCATCAAACTCATACTCCTGCCTCCGAACACCACCAGCAACACACAGCCGATGGACCAAGGTGTGATTCAAAATCTCAAAGTTCACTAAAGAAAGCGTCTACTACTGCGTCACATTAAAGCAATCAGCAGACAGCAGAGATCACTGCACTTGATGCGAAACTTCTTGCCGTATCCTGGCGATGTGTGACAACGACAACAATCTGGGACTGTTTGTTTCCACCACGCAGGCTTTAAGACCGACAGCAGTCCTACCCCCAGCAGCGACAGAAGACGATGACATTCCCCTCGCTCACCTCATCAACCTCCCCGTTCCTTTTAATATGTACGCCTCCGTTGATTCTGACCTCCCCACCAGCGCTACCATGACAGACGATGACGTTATCGACGATATTATTCAACGCAGAAACGCCACCACGGACGAAGATACTGATGCTGACATATGTCGATTTACTGCCAGACAATCTacgaaataaaatcaaacatggcggccggCGTGTTTAACATGTGCTTGGTACAGCAGTGTCTTTAAAGAAGTCATACTGCCTGAAATTTGTAATTACTTATCATGTCTAACTCATGAATTGTGGCAGACAAAACTCAAGAAAATGTGGAGCTCGCGGAAAAGGTACAACGAGAGGTATTTCGAATTATTTTTTTACGAAACCCGTCATCGGTATCACAGTCTACATTGGCCGACAACGATAGCTGTCTTGACAACATGGCTGAACCATCCAAGTCGAAGCGTAAGGACGAAGCGAACGTCACTAATGGTGATTTAAAAGAGTTAATACTCACTTCCTCTAGCAAATTAAGTAAACGTATTGATGGTGTTCTAAACAGATTGACAGTAGATTCTCTACGTTAGAAGGCAAAATAACCGAATCGTCGAATATACAGTCAGAGATGGCTTAGTTTATAGAGTTTCTACATGCCAAAGTAACTGAACTGGAAAAAGCAAAACCAGAGTACATAAAAGAGCTAGAAAGCAAAATACAATATCTGGAAAATCAGACAAGATACCAGGAAAATACAATTTACTATTTTATGGTCTCCCACAAGTAAAGGAAGAAAATGTAGAAGAGGTGATCAGACATTTTATGAAATCGGAGTTGAAGATGGAAAACTCATTTGTATGCTCGGTACTTCTGGGTAATGTACACAGAATACCACAGCGAATAGGCTTCTCGCGTGAAGTCAGTGACCGTCCAGATGCGATTATTGTCAAATTCCTGTTAATGAAAGATCGAGACAAAGTATTGACAGCTGCACGCTCAATACCAAGGGGAAGTAAGATGTCTGTCCGTACAGACTTGCCCGGTGACTTAAAAAAGAAACGCGCTGAACTTTCGTCCAACGCATATCGCATGAGACAATCTGATAATTACCAAACGAGAATTCGCGAATCCTTTACCAGGGGTGTGTGGCTAGAGGGCAGGAAACAAAAGGACCCGAAATGGGAAGAATACTCAACAACTTGACTCCCTTTTGTTACTTAGAGCTGCCTTGTAGTTTGTAcaattgatgttttgttttttaatatcaaataatacgACGTCCTGTAGAAAAAAAAGTATGCTAATTCTTAGTTATTTTTACAGAAAAACTGTAAGCTATTGTTCAAgcttctttaaaaaaaaatctcttacaACAGAGTACCATTCATCATATATCAAAACTTCAATTGCACACCATTTACTGTCAAAAACTAACTTGTATTTTTCCAACAAAGTTTATTGGCTTGGTGCATAATCCAGTACAAGCCCATGTGCAAGTGTAACAAAGACTGGAATCTGTTGTATGATAATATCACCAAGAatctaataatataataattctagagataaaaatagaaaattaagcAGCAGTAGCAGAATAACTTGTTGCTTTATAGAAATTTTTATCAGAAAACATTTCTTTTCAACTAATTATATGACTTTTATGACTTTTATGAGGTTTTTGTTATACCCAAATGCCAAACAGGCATCCTGTAAGCCTTTTTGTGGCAGACCTGGAATTTATATCAGAGAGTCATGGCATTACTTTCTTCACATATATAGTATTAATATTGCAAATGGTTGAAACGGGAAGTTTTAGAAGATtacatgttatatgtataccatttGATGAATGTACTGTCAGCTTTCTCTTTTATcgtttatgttatttttgttatatgtgTAAAACAAATAGTGCGGAATATCTTAATATATCGATTGTCTACATGTACAGCTTATTGCCTTTTTCTATAAATTGGAAAGTTAACTTTAAATATGGCAGTTAAATTAATGTCGATGAACTGTCGTGGGCTGAACAGTTCCGATACCAGAAGAGaagtatttgttgtttttttttgcggAAGAAAGATTGTTCTATCTATTTTCGTCAAGATACACACTTCAATGAAAATCAGATCCCTTTTATCAGACCACAAAGGATTTTTGAGTGTATCATTAATCCTTTCAAAAGTAATTCTAGGGGTGTAGCAATTCTATTCAAACCaaattttcaatatacattaGGTAAAATTAAAATGGACACCAATGGAAACTGTATTGCAGTAGAGATACAGCTGCAAGGTTTTAGTATCacattcataaatatatatggtCCTAATAAGGACTCTCCAGAGTTTTTTGAAGACATAGACAGTCTTCTCTTGGATTTTGATCCTAGATTAACTATTATATGAGGTGACTTCTATCTTATCCTAGATCCTAATACGGATACTTACAAATATATTAACTTAAATAACCCCAAGGCTAGATTCAAAGTCGTGGAGATTGCTAATAAGTTTGGACTATGTGATCCCTGGAGGGTTAAAAATCCAGACTTGAGACGTTATATACCTGGATATAAAACTGATCATagtgccatatctctgtcgatACGTTTGACAGATTTTAAAAGAGCTAAAGGATTTTGGAAGTTTAACAATACactattatataataaaaatatgttgaCAAGGTTGAATCAGTTATATTAAACACATTGAAACAATATTCAACCCCTGATAGCAATTTACATACTGTGGCAGACttgaacaaaattgattttaatcaaattccTTTAACATTAGTGAACAATTATTTTTTGAGGTTTTACTGATGGAAATAAGAAGTAtgtcaattttgttttcatctaaTATCAAAAGAGGGAAAACTCAAAGAATAGAGGACTTGGAAAAACAGATAACTCGTTTTAAGAACTTTCATGACGAGAATCTGGAAGACAGTCACACTGTTAATATGCTGGATCAATATACaaaagaatttgaaaattttaagaAAGAGGAATTAAAAGGTAGAACGTTAAGAAGTAAAGCCCTATGGATTGAAGCAGGAGAAAAAACAAGTAAATATTTCCTTAGCCTAGAAAAGAGAAAttatgtcaataaaacaataaacaactCTGGTACTGAAATCATAACACAGAGTGATATCTTGAATGAGTGTagtaaatattacaataatCTTTATAGTTCAAGGGATGAGACCCTTGATGATGTTAACCTTGAAAATTTAATTGTTAGAGATCTCTGATAGCCCTCCTCCAAAGTTAGATCCTGGGGAAGATGCTGATCAAGGGGAATTAACTCTTGGGGAGGCAGGCATGGTtttaaataatatgaaaaataacaaatttccAGGTACATCTGTTAATTTTTTTCTGGAAAGATTTGGGTAAACTATTAGTTAATAGTTTTAATTATGcctacaaaaataataatttgtcaatatctcAAAAAACAGGGAATAATCACATTATTACCTAAAGGGAATAAAGCAATGGAGTACTTGAAGAAATATAGGCCAATTCCGCTACTAAATACAACATATGAAATAGCTTCAGGATGTATTGCGGGAAGAAttaaagccccattatgttttggggtgaaaaaatatcgtcataaagtaccaaaccttatgctctGAATAGTAGAGCATttatccttatgaaaatatcaactAATACAAAATGAccaacatttccatgtttttcaaaaaacaatagaaaacccctCTTCGCAGATGGGGAAATCCGTAGTTGCGCCCCAGAGCCAAAACAATCTAATACGCATGCGTAGGCACATAAAACGTGGAATTTCCCTAACAAACTGCAACATCATGCATGGCGAACGCTCTGAAGACTCGCCAAATACGTGTCAGCTAACACACATGGGTCCGTTGGAACGTGGTGAAGAGCGAGACAAATTCTTCGAACAACggcaatttatatataattagcggTCAAGTTGCTCGATCGCGATCGACTGCACGTTACGAACCCACGCATTCCACGCGTGGACctacaaatacatgttgtacatatatgtatttacatgtagtttctcTATAAAACTAGGCGAAAACTATTCAAAAGGTTTTTTGTTCTTGAATGGAAAGCATGcactttaacaaaattataattacaatggtatttTCTGAgcttatgtattttgtaaaaaagATTTATAGATGCCTATAGGGCCTAATCTAGCTTGATTGAAATGTTCATCGAAACCGAACACACGTTTGTGTTACCTGATGAGGCCTCCCACGGGGTGGCTCGACAAAACTCGTAAACAAATGAAAGGAACACAAACACGCCATGTCGTTACCTGCTATATAGATATTacactttgtttctttttataataaaacagcgatgtatacatacatacttaCGAAGTCTGGAAATCCTGCATGTTCTAATCCATCGAAGACCTAACATAAAACTTAGACCAGTGTTCGAGACAACAGGGtcaaccacagggacctggcacgatttttttgaAGTAacagtatacatttatatattaatagtataatatatgcattatatatgtatactgttggttaaaaattttcgtgccaagTCCCTATGGGGTCAACGACGATATCGGCATTATCGGATATATCCATGACAAGTGACCATGATCATGAATTATTAACCGAGTACAATCCACATTGTAGCATAAGGTAATTATTATGAACTTTGTAATTACTACATGAAAAAAAccccatatatacattattgtaaagagacaatgatgtacatgtatatgaaccacaggtgtttggttctatagacattttttctctctctatatatatatactatgtaatactgtgtcaatatAAAAAGAGAGAAAAGACGTCTATAGAGCGAAACACCTGTGCATGAaccacatgtaggcctatgtgACTCATATCATCTCATAATTCATTGCATGCACAGGAAAAGGAATGCATGTATAGAATGTAgaatagtttggtttgattgaatAGTACTAAGAAATGGAGTATAAAATCAGTCCGTTATTGATATCTATACAGTTGATCAATTGAAGAAGATTTGGTGGAAAAGTATACGCTTAAGAAAACCTGGATCAGTCCTTCattaaaagaagagaaaatgggGAAAATATCCGTTTTTATAAGACTGGTAAAATTCCTAGCAGGCATAACgaacttatttttttcttacatattttatttagcgCATAAACTTTTAGACTTGCTCCATAAATCGaactttttctatgaaaacaaatgggcTGAATGCTAATAGTCATAATTCACGTTCATCGTAAAATGGAAATgagaaatttcagtttcaattccCTTTTCCTTTTCACTGCGTACATGTATACggcggccctgcaggtagggcgttagaattgtacctgctgccccttttgcatgatcgtaaaaggcgactaaatttaggatcttatcttttctttcttcctaaattactttaattcttcctaatgtctcccttgacatcacctcacttttggcctttggttgagcgctcgcccctgtgaggaaggctctgggttctgtcccctggccgagacacaccaaagtctataaaagtggtagtttctgctcctgcttagcgctcagcataacgggagtgggacgactggttcgcccgttgtcagtataatgtgaccgggtggggtgtgttgcttggtgtcttcggcggcatgcttcagtgttattgcactataaaaagggcaatagttccactatacaagaggacacaacatcatataccacagtctcccaaaacacgcatctccacaacatacacgcaacacttcgcatacatgggaggccgtccttgcatgaccatagctgttaataggacgttaataaatcaaacaaacaaacaaacatgtatacGGTACTAAGAATTACGTACTGACGGCAAATGACAGTCCATCAGGTAGCATCAAGGGTCAAAACaatatatgttgtgtctttttaatAATGAAACTCCTTTTTTCTTCGCGGAAGGATTTCTTTCCGTTGGTACTCTGTATAGGATCTAGCCTCTTTACCGTTTGAACGCATGAATTCTGATCACGTGACTCGGTTAGCGTCATTTCAGATATCAACGCAGAGGCCATAGGTAAGAATCCCcttttcatgttttaaaaattcaacagAGTTCATAGTTCAGCGATTGTGTTTACTGTGATAGAACGGGTTTTCTATcttgttgtatttgtttgtacagTATCTATATTGGTTATTGCACTCTTACTAGTCTTTACTTCAGCAACCTGTTTATTTATCTATGACCCAAATTGAGGGAGGATACAGTGAGAACAAGTCTTATCTAGGTTGTGTTTCCTGTTTGTCAGTCACACTCATTAACCTTGTTGTCCTCACCCAGATGCTGACCGCTGGTCGAGTATACGTGTAGTACACATGGGAGGTGTTTATCGGTCAGTTGAGCCTTGTCAGTCCGGAAGCGGAAGTTATgtttagtgtgtaggtgggttgctgtagcaacggtttcacctaaatatggtgTTCTGTCCGAACTGAGACCAATCGGTGGTCACCTCGGGATGCGGGGATGATGGGTCGGTATAAAAAGGGCTGCTCCCGAGGTAATCTTTGTCGTGACTTAGGGAATAGGTAGGGAGCAGAGCAACGTCGTGCACTGTCAACAGTGTAACACTTGCGGGGTTTCTGAGCTAGGCTACAACGTGGGTCTTTACTTAGAGTGTATCTATAGCTAACGCAGTTGTTTTTTTGTATGATTAGGGGAttgtcaggggcttagggcttaggCATCCTTAGGTATCCTAGTTTACACCGTTGGTTTTATATACTTCTAGAGTTAGGAACACTTGTAGGTGGTTAGTTGGCTCCGTAAGATGTTAGGCTGTGTTTAGGGCTATTAGTACTATTACATTGTACTTAGCTAATTAGGCCTAGGGTTTGGCTGAAGTTAATCTTGGATATATCTTTTATTGTTATCTGTCTATAACGGGCACTAAtgtgaatcttctatgtaataCTTAATCTACTTGtcctttatataataaatagttatttgtacctgtatttacctagttgagttattggattagtgtatgtgtttgagttgagcgttcgcccctgtgaggaaggctctgggttctgtcccctggccgagacacaccaaagtctataaaagtgtagTTTCTctcttagcgttcagcatacagggagtgggacgctggttcgcccgttgtcagtataatgtgaccgggtggggtgtgttgcttggtgtcttcggcggcatgcttcagtgatatagcactataaaaaggacaacagttccactatacaagaagacacaacatgaatataacgcagcctcacaaaacacgcacctcgcacaacatacacgcaaaacaccgcatacatgggaggccgtccttacatgaccatagctgttaattgacgttaattaaacaaacaaacaaaca
Coding sequences:
- the LOC138305782 gene encoding uncharacterized protein, with protein sequence MERLPVFHTFDSESDRSNAGPRWERWIGRLENLFDAMELGDEEDAERRRALLLHYISDKVYDIYQVHKGESENTYDGVKGVLTNYFKPRKNTQIEIYNFRTFKQKEGQSIDEYVTELLKLIKECEFADCDKEILSTLIQNCSSNRLRRRALQEPDKGLADIVALVRAMEMSNIQAQTMENSHSVNAVKQRHPKQKHDKDQRTEGTGSRKFTKQKKSNTKCWNCGGTFPHREKPCPAKG